A window of Nocardia arthritidis genomic DNA:
CCCGGTGTTTCGTGCGACGGATTCACCTGCCGCAACGACACCGACGATACCTATCGGGTAGAGGGCGTCGGGCAGTGCACGGACTTCGGCCAGAACCGCATCACCGGGCAGGTGGTGGTGCGGCAGCGTGTCCGCCCGCACTCGACCGAAAACATCAGCGTCAGCTGCACCCGTCCGGGCGAGCTGTGGCGCGATCCGATCTGGATCGATTACCGCAGCGCGGTAGTCGACAACTCCAGGCCGCCAACGGGTTCCGCCGGATAGTAGCGATCGGACGCAAGGCCACGACGCGGGAGCCCCGGGCGTCGTGGCCGCCACCCACTCGGCACCGTCACGGGTCTGCGGTCAAAATCGGTTGTGCGGGTGACGGTCCCACCGCACACTGGATCCTGCTGCGCTGAACATCCTTGGTAGATAAGGTTTCCGATTCGCGGAGGTAGCGATCGTGGGGGAAAGCGTGCCGGTACTCGTCGTCGGCGCCGGGCTGGCCGGACTGTCCAGCGCGATGTTCCTGGCCCGGCGCGGAGTCGGCGTGCTGCTGGTCGAGCGGCACACCGGAACATCGCTGTTCCCGAGGGCGGTCGGGCAGAACCAGCGCACGATGGAACTGCTCGGATATGGCGGTATCGCGGCCGACATCCCGACGATCACCCCGAAAACCCCTGGGCTCCGGGTGCGGATGGCGGCCACTCTGGCGGGACCAGCCTTCCATGAGGAGCCGCCCGAGACCGTCGCCGAAAACCTGAGCACCCTTTCCCCGGCCGGGGTCGGCACGCTCGGCCAGGACAAGCTGGAGCCGCTATTGCGAACGCGCGCTGCCGAATTCGGCGCGGAACTGCGTTTCGGCACCGAGCTGGTGTCCTTCACCCAGGATGACGACGGGGTGACGGCCCTACTCCGCGGACCCGAGCGGACCAGCCGGGTGCGCGCGGATTACCTCGTCGCCGCCGACGGCAACCGCAGCGGCGTGCGCGCGCAGCTCGGCATTGACCGGCACGGCAGCGAAAGCCTGGGCCACAGCGTGAGCATCATCTTCGATGCCGATCTCGGCGATCTGCTGGACCGGGAGCGGCGGGCCCTGCATGTGCTGCACAACGAACGGATACACGGCTACGGCATATTCGTCACCGTCGACCACGCCATCGATCGGCATGTGTTCAGCATCGGCTACGACCCGGCCGCCGGACAGTCGCCTGCGGACTTCACCACCGAGCGGTGCACTGAACTGATCCGGCTGATCACCGAATCGCCGGAGCTCGAACCGGAGATCCTGGCCGTGCGGCCGTGGGAAATGGCGGCGACGGTGGCGGACCGGTTCCGGGTGGGGCGGGTGTTGCTCGCGGGTGATGCCGCGAAGGTGACGCCGCCCAGCGGCGGATTCGGCGGCAACACCGCGATCGGCGATGCGTACGACCTGGCATGGAAGCTCGCCGCGGTACTCGACTCGTCGGCGGGGCCCGAACTGCTCGACACCTATGACGACGAGCGCCGCCCGATCGCCGAGCGGGTCGTCGCCGAGGCGCTGCGATTGGTGGCCGGTCGCGGGCCGGGGGCGCAGCCCGACGCCGATGGGATCCCCGATCGTCAGCGCGCCGCCGAGCTGACGCTCGGTTTCCGCTACCGCTCGTCCGCGGTGCTCATCGATGACGACGATCGCGCCGACGCCGAGGACCCGTACCGGCCGAGTGGGCGCCCCGGATTCCGCGCACCGCACGTTCGGCTGCATCGCAATGGCGAAAAGCTTTCCACCATCGACCTTTTCGGCCGCGACTTCGTATTGCTGTCCGGTGCGGACGGCGGATTCTGGTCCGGTATCGCCGAGCGTCGCGGCCTGCGCACTCACACGATCGGCAGGGAATTGACCGACACGGATGGTGAATTCCGCGCCCGCTACGGGATCGGCCCGTCGGGTGCGAGCCTGGTGCGGCCGGACGGCATCGTCGCCTGGCGCACCGTCGACGCCCCGAGCGACCCGGAGCGAGCCCTGCACGACGCACTCGGGCTGATCCTGGCCAGATGATTACCCGACCAGGTCGCCGTACTCGCTGTGTTCGGCGATGAACTTGTCCACATACCAGCAGGTGGGGATGACCGAAAACCCTTGGGCGCGCGAATCCGCCAGCGCGAACTCGACCACCTTGGCGGCGATGCCCTGGCCGCGGAACTCCGGAAAGGTCATGGTGTGGTGGAAATCCCGGACCTTGGGCTCCGTGCGCTCGGCGTAGTCGGCGTAACCGGCCAGAACGTCGTCGACATAGATTTCGAAACGGGTGTCGGCGGCATTGTGCTCGAGCCTGGTCGTCATATCGGATGCAACTCCTGAGCGGGATCGATTGTTCCGTTAGAGGATCGAGCCGGGGTTGAGAATCCCGTGCGGATCGAGTGCGTCCTTGATCCGCCGGGTGAGCGCCATAACGTCGGGGCCGAGCTGATCGGGCAGCCACGCTTTCTTCAACCGTCCGACACCGTGCTCGCCGGTGATGGTACCGCCCAGCGCGATGGCCAGATCCATGATCTCGCCGAAGGCGCGATGCGCGCGCTCGGTGTTGTCCGGGTCGGTCGGGTCGTGCACGATCAGCGGGTGGGTGTTGCCGTCGCCCGCGTGCGCGATCACCGAGACGGTCACCTCGTTGCGCCGGCCGATCTCGGCGATGCCGGTGACCAGATCGCCGAGCCGGGGCAGCGGCACCCCGACATCCTCCAGTAGCAGCGGACCGATCTTCTCCACCGCCGGAATGGCGAAACGCCTTGCAGCGGTGAACGCCTCGCCCTCCTCCAGATCTTCGGTGTGGAAAACCTCTGTCGCACCGGCCTTTTCGCATGCGGCCAGCATGATCCCGGCCTCGTGCGCGGCGAATTCGCCTGGCGCGTCGGAGCGGGCGACCAGCAGCGCCGCCGCGTCGCGATCCAAACCCATCCGCATCGAATCCTCGACCGCGTTGATGGCGATCGAATCCATGAATTCCAGCATGGACGGCCGCAATTGGCCGGTGATGGACAGGATCGCCTCGGTGGCCGCCGTCAAGGTCGCGAAGCTGGCCACCACTGTGCTCTGCGGCGGCTGTGCGGGCAGCAGGCGCAGCGTGAGCTCGGTGATGACGCCCAAAGTGCCTTCGCTGCCGACGAACAGCTTGGTGAGCGAGAGCCCGGCCGAATCCTTCAACCGCGGCCCGCCGAGCCGCACCACCGCGCCGTCGGCCAGCACCACCTCCATGCCGAGCACGTAATCCGTTGTCACGCCGTACTTCACGCAGCACAGCCCGCCCGCGTTGGTGGCCGCGTTACCGCCGATCGAGCACATCTCGAACGACGACGGATCCGGCGGATACCACAGACCGTGTTCCGCGACAGCGCGTTTCACCTCGGCGTTGAGCAGACCCGGTTGTACTACGGCGGTTCGCGTCACCGGATCGACGGTGATGGCACGCATGCGCTCGGTGCTGAGCACGATGCCGCCGTCGACCGCGGTCGCCCCGCCGGACAGCCCGGAACCGGCCCCGCGCGGCACCACCGGCACCCGGTGCTCATGCGCCCAGCGCAGCGTCGCGGCGACGTCCTCGGTGCCGGTCGCGCGGACCACCGCGAGCGGTGTGCCCGCGCCGGGGTCGCGCGCCCAGTCCTGGCGGTAATTCGCGAGAAGGTCCGGATCGGTGAGCACCGCGCCGTCGGGTAGTCGGGTGATCAGGTCATGCAGGTCCACGACATTCACGCTAGCGCTCTGCGGCCCGATCCGTCCTGAGGTGCGGGTTTGCCGGTTGATCATCTGGTGGACACCTGCCGCTGGCAGGCTGGCCGGGTGTCTGATCATCCCCGGATCGAAACCGTCGCGGATCGCTTCTCCCGCTGGTGCGCGGCCGTGGTGGCGCGGCTGCCGCTGGGGCTGAATCGTCTTGTCGCACCGACCTTCCTGGGTTTCGCGTTGATCAACGGATTCACCTTCGGGGTGGATCTGACGCTGCTCACGGTGCTGCACGGCGGGCTCGGCGTTCCGGTCTGGCTGGCGGTGACCGTGGCCTATATCTGCGCGTTCGGGCTGAGCTTCCTGCTCAACCGCACCTTCAACTTCCATTCGCACGCGCCGGTGGGCAGGCAGACGGCCGTCTACGTGATCGTTGTGGCGATCAACTATCTCGCGTTCATCATGGGCGTCGGCAGCGGGCTGGCGATGCTCGGCGTCGAATACCACCTGTCCCGGCTGCTGGCGGGTGGTTGCGAGGCGATCTACATGTACAGCGCGATGCGCTGGGTGGTGTTCCGCCGCCGGGACACCCCGGCCGAACCGGAACTAGCGACGGACGCGTACTAGTCGCCCGGTACACTCCGCCGGTGTCCGAAGCTCAACTCGAAATTCAGATGCTGCACGACCGGGTCATGATCCGGGTGACGCCCGAGGCGGGCGAACGCCGTAGCAGCGGAGGAATTCTGATTCCGGCGACGGCGCAGGTTGCCAAGCGATTGACCTGGGGCCAGGTGTCCGGCGTAGGCGCGCACGTGCGCTCGGTCCGGGTCGGCGACCGGGTGCTGTTCAGCGCCGACGACCAGTACGAGGTCGAGATCAAGGGCCAGGCCTACCTGGTCCTGCGCGAACGCGACCTGCACGCGGTGGCCAGCGAACAACCCGAACACGGCACCGGCCTCTACCTCTGAACCCTTGCACCTCACGCGGCGTGAGGACCTACCGTCGGATTCGTGGCGAAGACGAGCGAGTACGTCAAGGTCGGCGAGCTGGCCGCGGCCAGTGGGCTGACCGTCCGCACCCTGCACTACTACGACGAGATCGGGCTGCTCTCGCCCTCGGGCCGCAGCGGCGCCGGGCATCGGCTGTATTCGGGCGACGATGTGCAGCGGCTGTACCGCATCGGCCTGCTGCGCGGGCTCGGGCTGCGGCTGGACGAGGTGGCCGCCGCGCTCGACGATCCGGCGTGGGATCTGCGCGGAGTGCTGCACCGGCACATGGCCCAGCTCGACCATCGGCTGGCCGTCGGGCATCGGCTGCGCCACCGGCTGACCGCGATGGTCGCCGCGATCACCGATCACCGCAGTCTCGAAACACCCGAGCTGCTGGGCACTTTGGAGGATATGGCCATGCTGGACACCAAGATTCGACGCCGCATACCGACGCTGGTCTACCGCGACATCGCCGCCGCGCACGAATTCCTCACCACCGTCTTCGGTTTGGAGCCGGGTGAGCTGAGCCGCGGTGCGGATGGCACCGTGCACCACGGTGAGGTCACCGCGGGCGACGGGGTGATCTGGTTGCACGCGGTCTCCGAACAGTTCGGCCTGCAGTCGCCTGCGACGGTCGGCGCGTGCACCGAGGGCATGTCGATCGTGGTCGATGATGTCGACGCGCACTTCCGGCACGCGA
This region includes:
- the rdmE gene encoding aklavinone 12-hydroxylase RdmE — translated: MGESVPVLVVGAGLAGLSSAMFLARRGVGVLLVERHTGTSLFPRAVGQNQRTMELLGYGGIAADIPTITPKTPGLRVRMAATLAGPAFHEEPPETVAENLSTLSPAGVGTLGQDKLEPLLRTRAAEFGAELRFGTELVSFTQDDDGVTALLRGPERTSRVRADYLVAADGNRSGVRAQLGIDRHGSESLGHSVSIIFDADLGDLLDRERRALHVLHNERIHGYGIFVTVDHAIDRHVFSIGYDPAAGQSPADFTTERCTELIRLITESPELEPEILAVRPWEMAATVADRFRVGRVLLAGDAAKVTPPSGGFGGNTAIGDAYDLAWKLAAVLDSSAGPELLDTYDDERRPIAERVVAEALRLVAGRGPGAQPDADGIPDRQRAAELTLGFRYRSSAVLIDDDDRADAEDPYRPSGRPGFRAPHVRLHRNGEKLSTIDLFGRDFVLLSGADGGFWSGIAERRGLRTHTIGRELTDTDGEFRARYGIGPSGASLVRPDGIVAWRTVDAPSDPERALHDALGLILAR
- a CDS encoding GNAT family N-acetyltransferase, which encodes MTTRLEHNAADTRFEIYVDDVLAGYADYAERTEPKVRDFHHTMTFPEFRGQGIAAKVVEFALADSRAQGFSVIPTCWYVDKFIAEHSEYGDLVG
- a CDS encoding FAD-binding oxidoreductase, producing the protein MDLHDLITRLPDGAVLTDPDLLANYRQDWARDPGAGTPLAVVRATGTEDVAATLRWAHEHRVPVVPRGAGSGLSGGATAVDGGIVLSTERMRAITVDPVTRTAVVQPGLLNAEVKRAVAEHGLWYPPDPSSFEMCSIGGNAATNAGGLCCVKYGVTTDYVLGMEVVLADGAVVRLGGPRLKDSAGLSLTKLFVGSEGTLGVITELTLRLLPAQPPQSTVVASFATLTAATEAILSITGQLRPSMLEFMDSIAINAVEDSMRMGLDRDAAALLVARSDAPGEFAAHEAGIMLAACEKAGATEVFHTEDLEEGEAFTAARRFAIPAVEKIGPLLLEDVGVPLPRLGDLVTGIAEIGRRNEVTVSVIAHAGDGNTHPLIVHDPTDPDNTERAHRAFGEIMDLAIALGGTITGEHGVGRLKKAWLPDQLGPDVMALTRRIKDALDPHGILNPGSIL
- a CDS encoding GtrA family protein, which translates into the protein MSDHPRIETVADRFSRWCAAVVARLPLGLNRLVAPTFLGFALINGFTFGVDLTLLTVLHGGLGVPVWLAVTVAYICAFGLSFLLNRTFNFHSHAPVGRQTAVYVIVVAINYLAFIMGVGSGLAMLGVEYHLSRLLAGGCEAIYMYSAMRWVVFRRRDTPAEPELATDAY
- a CDS encoding GroES family chaperonin produces the protein MSEAQLEIQMLHDRVMIRVTPEAGERRSSGGILIPATAQVAKRLTWGQVSGVGAHVRSVRVGDRVLFSADDQYEVEIKGQAYLVLRERDLHAVASEQPEHGTGLYL
- a CDS encoding MerR family transcriptional regulator, yielding MAKTSEYVKVGELAAASGLTVRTLHYYDEIGLLSPSGRSGAGHRLYSGDDVQRLYRIGLLRGLGLRLDEVAAALDDPAWDLRGVLHRHMAQLDHRLAVGHRLRHRLTAMVAAITDHRSLETPELLGTLEDMAMLDTKIRRRIPTLVYRDIAAAHEFLTTVFGLEPGELSRGADGTVHHGEVTAGDGVIWLHAVSEQFGLQSPATVGACTEGMSIVVDDVDAHFRHAKAGGAEILYEPTDQFYGYRDYSARDPEGRLWTFMSPLA